Part of the Dermatophilus congolensis genome is shown below.
CCGTTAGAGAAAAGCCCAAGACCCCACCGGCCGCCACCAATACGAGGCGCTTTCGCTGTCGTCAGTGAATCTCCGATGATGTGCACTGCCACTCCCACTGCTGCCGCCAAAGGCATCCACCACGGATACCAGCTGAAGTGATAAGCAAGCGCCCCAGCAATTGCAGACAAGGTCAGGTTTGTGCCTGGGTGCGAGGTATCACCAGGAAGCACATCGTCCAATCCAGTCAATGCCAATCCGGTAACCCAAGCAACAACCAGGGCCGCAGCCAGGGGATACATACCTGCCAGCAGAACCAAACCAGCCATCGCCAACGACGACAACACCAGATAGTGAGTCTGTTTACGGTGCTTAACGACCTTGCGCAGTGGCCACGTCAAAGTTGCCGATAGCCGTCCCCACACTCGCGTTGCCTTCGATCGGGGGGTGTCTAAGTCCGAAGCGATCGCCCACCCGGCCGCAACAGCTGCGAACAGCAACGCATCACGATCGGACAAGACATGAAGACCTGGCAGCGATGTCCCAGAAACCAGCTCGTTCCATGGACCAACCGCCATCCGTGACCACGTCGCCACCCATAGCCCTCCGGCGAAACCACTCACTGCATGTGTTGTGCCCTGCACTGACGTACCCCCTTTAATAACGTCCTTGTCCAATAACGACCAATCCGTGGCCACATGATGAGGCGAGGTCTTCTGTGACCAGAAGGCACACCACGCGCAGCGCTACACCGTGAACTGCGCATCCCACAAAGTCGTGCCGCGATCATCGCACTGACGCGAAAACCACAGGAAAATAAGCCTGCTCGCACCAGAGAAACCACTAATTCCATCCCCGATTTGGGTGATCGGGGAACCATTGGATACAGTTGCGAAGCACTTGGGCATACAGCTCACGGACGTGTAGCTCAGCTGGTTAGAGCGTTCGCTTCACACGCGAAAGGTCAGGGGTTCGAGTCCCTTCACGTCCACCACCAAACAAGGCCCGAACCGAAATCCTGGTTAATTTCGGTTCGGGCCTTGTTGCTATGTATGAGCCTCATTAAAGGCAGCGGCGCCTGAAGAGGAAATGCCGAATTACCTGTTGGGCCTCACTTGAGCTCTCACCCACCCCTCACCCAGACTCACATCAATAACCTGTATCTACGCTGAGAATTTTATTCAGGCGTGACGCATCATTCATCTGACTCACAGGTAAAAAGCAGGAAAGCCTCTCAGTGGCACGCAAACTTGACAGCCACATCGCCCGCCATACAGTTCACCACTCACTCTTCTTCCCCTTCTCACCAGGAAAAACCGTGAAATCCTCGGCAGGAGCCAATCAGCCACCTGCCCGCGGAGCACATGCGCTGACTCCACGCAAAAACAGCTGCCCACACATCCCCGCACACCCCCTGTGGGTGCCCACACATGCTGCAAATAAAGGCAAATCCCCATATACACATATGTGTGACCTGCAGATGCTGTGGGTCACCTTGTGGCCAGGTGGGTCCCATCTGCATGGGTAGCGTTCTCCTCGTTGGCCGCGAGCCAACCTGTTTCAAGGCGCCACGCCGCGAAACAACACCCGATGTCGCACCGATGACGGCACGTGGACGGATGAACAGCGAGTCCCCTCGAACGACCACGCACCCACTCGAGCACGTCGAAACTCGACACCGCCCTGAAGCGGAGCGTCAAAAGAACAAAACTCCCCAGCCCGGCTCAGCCGGGTTCTTACCACCCTGAGGAAAACTTATGTTCAGCTCACGCAAGGCAGTTGCGGGCCTGGCCGCCTGCGCCCTGTCAATCTCCCCTTTCATCTACTCCGTGCCGAGCCACGCTGCTCCTCTCACCACGCAGACCAGCTTCTCAGCTCAGTCTCACGTCTCCGCAGAGGCCATCGCTGCCTACCGCGCTGAGGCCAAGAATGACCTGAACAAGATCAACAACTCCATCAACGAGCTGCAGACCGCCAAGGAAATCGCTCCTGACACGAACTACCTCAAGGAGATCAAGCAGCTCCTGAAGACCGCTTTCGAACTGCGTGGCACCATCACCGCCATCGCCTCTGGGCAGCCTCCGGCATTCGACCCCGCCACCATCAAAGCCCGCGTCGAGGTCGTTCGCCAGATCGCTATCACCATCCACTACTCCCACAAACACCTGCGTAACAAAGTTACCCAGGCACACGCCGAGCTCGGCTTCGCAGTCACCAAAGCCATCATCCGCGTCTGCAACCCCACCTCCACGATGGAGCAGCTGAACGCTTCCCGCGATGAGCTCATCCAGGATCTTGAGAAGGTCAAGAACTACCCCGACCTCAAGCCGACCGACCGCGCCACCATTTACGTCAAGGCCGGCCTGAACCGCAAGATCTGGGAGATCCGCTGGGGCCGCGACACCAAGATCCTCGGCAAGGCCGAGCGCGGTGTTTACAAAGAGCTCAACAAGAACATCACACACGCTGTCGGCGTCTGGGCCAAGATCAACGTCACCGTTGCCGACGTCGACAAAGAAATTGCCGCGCTCGACGCCGCCTACAAGAAGGCGTTGGGCACGCTCAAGAAGTGATTCACCCCCGGTGAACACGCGTCCCGCTCCTTGCACAAGGGGCGGGACGCCCCCCCCCCAAAAAAGCAGGGATACACAGGGGCGCACCTCCACGGCCCCAATGCCCTTCGACAAGGCATAAATACAGGAGAAAGTATGCAGAAAAAGCTCAGCAAGCGCGCCTCCCGGATGATTGCGGCTACCGCCGCATGCGGCCTGGCCTCCTCATTGGTGGTCGGCGGGACTGCTTTCGCAGTAGACGGGAAGCACGACCAGTCGAGCCACAAGCCGGCAGCTACCTCCGGTGACAAGAAAGCCGGTGACAAGGACAAGAAGGCCAAGACCCCCGAAAAGGCCAACCTGGTCAACCCCATTCCCTTCGCTCTCTCAAGCGAAGAGTTCAAAGAGCTTTTCGACGACGTCATCAACGACCGCACGAGCGGAGCCGACCGCGTTCGTTCCTTCGTGAACAAGTTCACCGGCGGTGCCATCAAGGATGGCTTCTACCGCAACTGCCCGTGGATTGACTTCCAGGACCGCAACCCGAACCAGCCTGGCGACAAGGGCTACGGCGACGACCCCACCAACCCCAACCCCACGCACCCCGGTGACAAAACCCCCGGTGGCGACCAGACTCCTGGTGGCGACAAGACCCCGGGTATGCCTGGCACCCCTGGTGGTGACAAGACTCCTGGTGGTGACAAGACTCCTGGTGGTGACAAGACTCCTGGTGGTGACAAGACCCCCGGTGGCGACCACGGTAAGAAGCCTGGCGATGGCACAGGCGTAGGCAACATCGGTGGCGACAAGCCTTCTCGACCTGGTCAGCCTGGTGACCCGTCGCACCCCGGCAAGCCTGGTCAGCCTGGTCAGCCTGGTGACCCGTCGCACCCCGGCAAGCCTGGTCAGCCTGGTCAGCCTGGTGACCCGTCGCACCCCGGCAAGCCTGGTCAGCCTGGTCAGCCTGGTGACCCGTCGCACCCCGGCAAGCCTGGTCAGCCTGGTCAGCCTGGTGACCCGTCGCACCCCGGCAAGCCCGGTCAGCCCGGCGAAGGATCCAAAGACGCTCAGCTCGACCAGATCGAGCGCGCGATCTTCGACAAGATCAACCAGACCCGCCAGCAGGCTGGCGTTGCACCACTGAAGTGGGACCAGCGCCTAGCCAACGACTCCCGTGCATGGTCGAAGCACCAGGCTGACCTGAACACCATGGTTCACGACAAGTCCAGCTTCTACTACAACAACTACGGGGAAATCTTGGCCGCTGGCCCGGACCCGGCGAAGACGGCAGTCAACCAGTGGATCAACTCCCAGCCGCACTACCTGCCCATGGTCTTCAAGGGCCACACCATCGGTGGCGTGGGCGTGTACAAGCACCCCACCTGGGGCTACATGGTTACCGCTCGCATGGGCGCCAAGTGACCCAGCACCTCCTCTGATCACCAGTAGAGCACTACCTGCTCACTGATGATCTGAGCACATCGCAACACCGTTGGGGTGTCACGGATATATCCGTGACACCCCAACTCTTTATTTGCTCCACGCATTTGCTGCACTTTTACTCCATGCGCAGAACCATCCCGCAATAACCACCCATTCACTCCCAGCTTTCCTGAAAATAAATAAAATTAAACACATGACCACTCAAAGGGGAGTAGCCATGCCCAACTGCAACCTCACAATCGTTCCCGGCTCTAAATCAGACCGCGACACATGCGCTGAGGTACTCGCACAAGCCTTCGCCGACGACGAATACACCCTCGGTCTCATTCCAGCCCGCGACCACCAACGACTCCCAACGCTCTTCCGCCGCATCATCACCGAAGTAATCACCGCCAACGGCTACGTGTACCTCGCCCGCGACACCACCAACGGCCAAGCACTCGGATGCGCGCTCTGGGGCGTCCCCAACGAACACGTCACCCTCCTCCAACAGCTCAAAGGCCTACCCACATACCTCTCCATCTTCGGTAAACGATTCCACCACGCCCTACTCACCCAAAACGAAATCCGATCACACCTACCCACCATTCCCCACTGGTACCTCAAAGCCGTAGGAACCATCCCCTCCGCTCGTGGCCGTGGCGCCGGAAGCGCTCTCATCCAACAAGGCCTCCACCACGCAGACAAAGCAGGACAAGCTGCCTACCTCGAATCATCCAAAATCTCGAACATCCCCTTCTACGAAAAATTCGGATTCAACCAGATATCAACAGTTCCCGGACACGGCACCATCGACTCGGTCGGCATGTGGCGACCAGCCTCCACATGCCCCCAAACAATCACACCTCACCCCACCCCAACTGGCCGATAAACCCCTACCCGCACCGCCAACGTCACCTCAGAGGGCAACACCAATCCATCAACATCTCCCGCATGATGCGCCCCAGGACCCATCCCCACCAAAAGACGACCCTGCGCAGCCTCCACAGGCACCCGACTCTCCACACACCGCTGCGAAACCACATCAAACCCCTCCATCGAAGCCGCAAGCCTCTCTTCCTTACGCGGATCCACCCTCACCCGCATAGCCCCCGATAACTCCGCCAAATGATGAGACAACGGAGTCACCACCACAACCACACCATCCGGACGCAACACCCGCCCCAGCTCCGCGCCATGACGAGGCGCGAAAACCACCAACGCAACTTGAACGCTCCCATCCCGAATCGGAAAACGCTCCCACGTATCAGCCACCACCGACACCAACCCCGCATGCGCCTTAGCCGCCCTACGCGCCGCATACACCGACAAATCCATACCCACCCCAAAACCCAACGGCGTCTGCGACAAAACCCCTGCCGCGTAATAGCCAGTCCCACCACCACAATCCAAAACCCCACCCAACTCCACCCCACCAGCAGGCAACACCCCGCCCTCAAGTACAGCCTGCACCACACCATCCAAAATAGGGCGATACAACCCCGAAGACTGCACCTCAAACCGCGCCGCCACCATCGCCGCATCATCAGCAACAAGACCATGCCGACCCCGACCACCCAACAACGTCACATGCCCCTGACGAGCTCGATCAAAACGATGACCCGCCCCACAACCAAAACACCGAACCTGTACATCAGGCTCTAAATCCCCACCACACACCGGACAAGCCAACATCATCCAACCCGACGCAGCCACGCCCCGCACCTGCTCCGAACTCACCGCTCAACCCCCTTTTTCCGCACCGACAACACAACACACATAGCCCTGCGCACAGCTCATTAGGCGATCATGCGCACCCCTCGATTGCTACCAGGGTGGGTACCAGGACGTAGCATCATTGCGCGAGCGTTATACAACGCCGCATGTACATCAACACCACGTAACTAATCGAGGAGACCATCGTGCCCACGCAGATCACCGTGACCGTAGCCGGAGAGCAACGAACGGTCGAGCAGGGCACGACTGCCGCTGACCTGTTCGCCGACAACAAGCGCATCGTCGCTGCCCGCCTCACCAACAACGACAGCAGCCGCGTTGTCGACCTCGCCCACCCCCTGTCCGACGGCGACACTATCGACAGCGTCGACATCGGCAGCGAAGACGGCCTCAACGTACTCCGCCACTCTGCCACCCACGTCATGGCCCAAGCCGTACAACGCATGCGTCCCAACGCTAAACTCGGCATCGGCCCCGTGATCACCGACGGCTTCTACTACGACTTCGACGTCGAAGAACCCTTCACCCCTGAAGACCTGAAAAAACTCGAAAAAACGATGCAGCGCATCGTCAACGAAGGGCAAACCTTCCGCCGCCGCGTCATCACCCAAGCCGAAGCCGAAGCCGAACTAGCCAACGAACCCTACAAACTCGAACTCATCAGCCTCGCTGGAGGCCCCGGATCTGGTAAGAACGCTGATGACATCGACGCCGCAGCAGAAGGGGCGTCCATGGAAGTCGGCGGCGACGAACTCACCATCTACGAAAACGTCGATCGCAAAGGCGAAGTCGTTTGGCGCGACCTATGCCGCGGCCCCCACGTACCCACCACCAAAATGCTCGCCAACGGCTTCAAACTCATGCGCTGCTCCGCCGCATACTGGCGCGGCGACCAACGCAACGCCGGCATGCAACGCCTCTACGGCACCGCATGGCCCACCAAAGACGAAATGCGTGCCTACCTCGACCGCATCGCCGAAGCCGAAAAGCGCGACCACCGTCGCCTCGGCAACCAGATGGACCTGTTCAGCTTCCCAGACGAAATCGGCTCCGGACTAGCCGTATTCCACCCCAAAGGCGCCATCATGCGCATGGAAATGGAGGAATACTCCCGCCAACGCCACATCGCCGCCGGATACAGCTTCGTCAACACCCCACACATCACTAAAGGAAACCTGTTCGAAGTCTCCGGACACCTCGACTGGTACCGCGACGGCATGTACCCCGCCATGCAAATGGATGAGGAACGCGACAGCGAAGGCAACATCACCAAACCCGGCCAGGACTACTACCTCAAGCCGATGAACTGCCCCATGCACAACCTCATCTTCCGCTCCCGCGGACGCAGCTACCGCGAACTACCACTACGACTCTTCGAATTTGGAACCGTCTACCGCAACGAAAAATCCGGCGTTGTTCACGGCCTCACCCGCGCCCGCGGATTCACCCAAGACGACGCCCACATCTACTGCACCCGCGACCAAATGCGCGGCGAACTCACCCGACTGCTCACCTTCGTCCTAGACCTACTCAAGGACTACGGACTCGACGACTTCTACCTCGAACTCTCCACCAAAAACCCAGAAAAATTCGTCGGCGATGACGCCACCTGGGAAGAAGCCACCGAAACACTGCGCCAAGTCGCCACCGACTCCGGCCTAGACCTCGTCCCCGACCCCGGCGGCGCCGCGTTCTACGGCCCCAAAATCTCCGTACAAGCCAAAGACGCCATCGGCCGCACCTGGCAAATGAGCACCATTCAGCTCGACTTCAACCTGCCAGAACGATTCGAACTCGAATACCAAGCCGCAGACGGAACCCGTCAACGCCCCGTCATGATCCACCGCGCGCTATTCGGTTCCATCGAACGATTCTTCGGCGTTCTCGTCGAACACTACGCAGGATCATTCCCCGCCTGGCTCGCCCCCGTGCAAGTCACCGGAATCCCCGTCGCAGAAGAACATGGCGAATACCTCGAAGAAATCGCAGCACGCCTACGCGAACACGGCGTTCGCATCGAAATCGACCACAGCGACGACCGCTTCCCCAAGAAAATCCGCAACGCATCCACCTCCAAAGTCCCTTTCACACTCATCGCCGGTGAAGAAGACCGCAGCAACAACGCCGTCAGCTTCCGCTTCCGCGACGGCAGCCAAGAAAACAAAGTCCCTGTCGACGTAGCAATCGAACGGATCCTCACCACCATCCGCAGCCGCGACAACAACGACCCTGTCGCCTCCACCCACACACCCGAAGAAACCGAGTAACAAAAGCACAAACCACACCTGTCAGGGGTGGCACGGACACACACCGTGCCACCCCTGACTCACCCCACCACCAGACCTAAAATCAGGCCCATGACCCAACCGCCCCGGATCGACCCAGCCACGCAATTTGCCGGTGAACACGACGGCTTCGAACGCCTCTGGACCCCGCACCGCATGGCCTACATCCAGGGCAATTCCGAAACAAAAAACACATCACAACCACACACGGCAAAAGAAAACGACTGCCCCTTCTGCACAGGCCCCACCAAAACCGACGAAGAAGCACTTATCATCCACCGCGGAAAACACTGCTTCGCCATCCTCAACCTCTTCCCCTACAACCCCGGCCACCTCCTCATCTGCCCCTACCGCCACATCCCCATGTACATCGACCTCAACGACGAAGAACTCGACGAATTCACATCAATGACCCGCCAAGCAATCCGCATGATGCAGCGCGTCAACGCCCCACACGGCTTCAACATCGGAATGAATCAAGGCGCAGTAGCAGGCGCTGGCGTAGCAGCCCACCTACACCAACACATCGTTCCCCGGTGGTCCGGCGACGCTAACTTCTTCCCCATCATCGGCCGCACCAAAGCCCTACCCGTCCTCCTCGATGACACCCGACGCATGTTCACTCAAGGATGGACAGACACCACCCAATAAGCAGCACCACCAACCGACAAGAAAAGCCACCCCGTCACATAGGGTGGGCTAATCATGAGCACACCGGCATTCGCAGCGCCTACCCGACACCACACACCCACCCACGACAGCGAATGCCCACCACCACAACGGCGGCCCCCACACACCAACAACCACGAAGGGGCCCCATGCTGAACAAATTCGCCCGATCATTCGCCACCAAAATCGCCACTCCCATCGCCAAAATCCTCCTGCGCATAGGCCTCAACGCTGACGCAGTCACCACCATCGGGGCACTAGGCGTATGCGCAGGCGCACTCTGGTTCTTCCCCCGAGGAGAATTCGCACCCGGAGTCCTATTCATCACATTCTTTGTCCTATTCGACCTCCTCGACGGCACCATGGCACGCCTATCAGGAACCACCAGCACCTGGGGAGCCTTCCTCGACTCAACCCTCGACCGCCTCGCCGACGGAGCTGTATTCGGCGGCCTCCTGCTCTTCTATGCCCGCCAACCCCACGAAACCTCCGCCACCTGGGCCTCACTGTTCTGCCTCGTCTTCGCTTTCGTCACCAGCTACGCCCGAGCCCGCGCCGAAGGCCTAGGCATGACCGGAGCAAACACCGGCATCGCCGAACGCGCCGACAGACTCCTCATCACCCTCGCCGGAGCATTCATCGTCGACATCGCCAACCTGCCCAGCGACACCCTCGGCTACATCCTGTGGGCCCTAGCTGCCGCGAGCGCCCTAACCGTATGGCAACGAATGCACGCAGTCGCAAAAGAAATCGAGAAAAAACGCACCGACCACACCCATCCCATGCCATGAAAAACCCCACACACACCTGGCGTAAACGCATCAGCAACAAGCTCACAACCAGCGCATTCGCCACAGCATGGCAGGTTATTCCACGGCTACCGCAACGCCTGACCTTCGCTCTGTTCGACCTCGCCGCCCACC
Proteins encoded:
- the pgsA gene encoding phosphatidylinositol phosphate synthase → MLNKFARSFATKIATPIAKILLRIGLNADAVTTIGALGVCAGALWFFPRGEFAPGVLFITFFVLFDLLDGTMARLSGTTSTWGAFLDSTLDRLADGAVFGGLLLFYARQPHETSATWASLFCLVFAFVTSYARARAEGLGMTGANTGIAERADRLLITLAGAFIVDIANLPSDTLGYILWALAAASALTVWQRMHAVAKEIEKKRTDHTHPMP
- the thrS gene encoding threonine--tRNA ligase; the encoded protein is MPTQITVTVAGEQRTVEQGTTAADLFADNKRIVAARLTNNDSSRVVDLAHPLSDGDTIDSVDIGSEDGLNVLRHSATHVMAQAVQRMRPNAKLGIGPVITDGFYYDFDVEEPFTPEDLKKLEKTMQRIVNEGQTFRRRVITQAEAEAELANEPYKLELISLAGGPGSGKNADDIDAAAEGASMEVGGDELTIYENVDRKGEVVWRDLCRGPHVPTTKMLANGFKLMRCSAAYWRGDQRNAGMQRLYGTAWPTKDEMRAYLDRIAEAEKRDHRRLGNQMDLFSFPDEIGSGLAVFHPKGAIMRMEMEEYSRQRHIAAGYSFVNTPHITKGNLFEVSGHLDWYRDGMYPAMQMDEERDSEGNITKPGQDYYLKPMNCPMHNLIFRSRGRSYRELPLRLFEFGTVYRNEKSGVVHGLTRARGFTQDDAHIYCTRDQMRGELTRLLTFVLDLLKDYGLDDFYLELSTKNPEKFVGDDATWEEATETLRQVATDSGLDLVPDPGGAAFYGPKISVQAKDAIGRTWQMSTIQLDFNLPERFELEYQAADGTRQRPVMIHRALFGSIERFFGVLVEHYAGSFPAWLAPVQVTGIPVAEEHGEYLEEIAARLREHGVRIEIDHSDDRFPKKIRNASTSKVPFTLIAGEEDRSNNAVSFRFRDGSQENKVPVDVAIERILTTIRSRDNNDPVASTHTPEETE
- a CDS encoding GNAT family N-acetyltransferase; translation: MTTQRGVAMPNCNLTIVPGSKSDRDTCAEVLAQAFADDEYTLGLIPARDHQRLPTLFRRIITEVITANGYVYLARDTTNGQALGCALWGVPNEHVTLLQQLKGLPTYLSIFGKRFHHALLTQNEIRSHLPTIPHWYLKAVGTIPSARGRGAGSALIQQGLHHADKAGQAAYLESSKISNIPFYEKFGFNQISTVPGHGTIDSVGMWRPASTCPQTITPHPTPTGR
- a CDS encoding HIT family protein — translated: MTQPPRIDPATQFAGEHDGFERLWTPHRMAYIQGNSETKNTSQPHTAKENDCPFCTGPTKTDEEALIIHRGKHCFAILNLFPYNPGHLLICPYRHIPMYIDLNDEELDEFTSMTRQAIRMMQRVNAPHGFNIGMNQGAVAGAGVAAHLHQHIVPRWSGDANFFPIIGRTKALPVLLDDTRRMFTQGWTDTTQ
- a CDS encoding CAMP factor family pore-forming toxin (The term CAMP (Christie, Atkins, Munch-Petersen) factor is used for toxins encoded in group A and B Streptococcus, but expressed well enough to give a positive CAMP test only in GBS. Related toxins are found in Propionibacterium acnes and other bacterial species.) codes for the protein MFSSRKAVAGLAACALSISPFIYSVPSHAAPLTTQTSFSAQSHVSAEAIAAYRAEAKNDLNKINNSINELQTAKEIAPDTNYLKEIKQLLKTAFELRGTITAIASGQPPAFDPATIKARVEVVRQIAITIHYSHKHLRNKVTQAHAELGFAVTKAIIRVCNPTSTMEQLNASRDELIQDLEKVKNYPDLKPTDRATIYVKAGLNRKIWEIRWGRDTKILGKAERGVYKELNKNITHAVGVWAKINVTVADVDKEIAALDAAYKKALGTLKK
- a CDS encoding metal-dependent hydrolase — encoded protein: MSGFAGGLWVATWSRMAVGPWNELVSGTSLPGLHVLSDRDALLFAAVAAGWAIASDLDTPRSKATRVWGRLSATLTWPLRKVVKHRKQTHYLVLSSLAMAGLVLLAGMYPLAAALVVAWVTGLALTGLDDVLPGDTSHPGTNLTLSAIAGALAYHFSWYPWWMPLAAAVGVAVHIIGDSLTTAKAPRIGGGRWGLGLFSNGTRGESIVFVLLCGAIGYWFVYSIGAAASPLRQLFIS
- a CDS encoding putative RNA methyltransferase, with the protein product MSSEQVRGVAASGWMMLACPVCGGDLEPDVQVRCFGCGAGHRFDRARQGHVTLLGGRGRHGLVADDAAMVAARFEVQSSGLYRPILDGVVQAVLEGGVLPAGGVELGGVLDCGGGTGYYAAGVLSQTPLGFGVGMDLSVYAARRAAKAHAGLVSVVADTWERFPIRDGSVQVALVVFAPRHGAELGRVLRPDGVVVVVTPLSHHLAELSGAMRVRVDPRKEERLAASMEGFDVVSQRCVESRVPVEAAQGRLLVGMGPGAHHAGDVDGLVLPSEVTLAVRVGVYRPVGVG
- a CDS encoding CAP domain-containing protein, whose product is MQKKLSKRASRMIAATAACGLASSLVVGGTAFAVDGKHDQSSHKPAATSGDKKAGDKDKKAKTPEKANLVNPIPFALSSEEFKELFDDVINDRTSGADRVRSFVNKFTGGAIKDGFYRNCPWIDFQDRNPNQPGDKGYGDDPTNPNPTHPGDKTPGGDQTPGGDKTPGMPGTPGGDKTPGGDKTPGGDKTPGGDKTPGGDHGKKPGDGTGVGNIGGDKPSRPGQPGDPSHPGKPGQPGQPGDPSHPGKPGQPGQPGDPSHPGKPGQPGQPGDPSHPGKPGQPGQPGDPSHPGKPGQPGEGSKDAQLDQIERAIFDKINQTRQQAGVAPLKWDQRLANDSRAWSKHQADLNTMVHDKSSFYYNNYGEILAAGPDPAKTAVNQWINSQPHYLPMVFKGHTIGGVGVYKHPTWGYMVTARMGAK